In Sedimenticola thiotaurini, the following proteins share a genomic window:
- the rsxA gene encoding electron transport complex subunit RsxA: MKEYALILISTVLVNNFVLVKFLGLCPFMGVSKKLETAVGMGMATTFVLTLSSICSYLANEYLLAPLGLEYLRTITFILLIAVLVQFTEMVMHKTSPILYQLLGIFLPLITTNCAVLGVALLNVQEQHGFIESGLYGFGAAAGFSLVLVLFAAMRERVTVSDVPQPFQGSAIAMITAGLMSIAFMGFSGLVSS; this comes from the coding sequence ATGAAAGAGTACGCGCTTATCCTCATCAGTACCGTGCTGGTCAACAACTTCGTCCTGGTGAAGTTTCTTGGCCTGTGCCCCTTCATGGGCGTTTCCAAAAAACTGGAGACGGCGGTCGGCATGGGTATGGCGACCACCTTTGTATTGACTCTCTCTTCCATCTGCAGTTACCTGGCTAACGAATACCTGCTGGCACCCCTGGGACTGGAGTACCTGCGCACCATCACCTTTATCCTGCTCATTGCCGTGCTGGTGCAGTTCACCGAGATGGTGATGCACAAGACCAGCCCGATTCTCTATCAACTGTTGGGCATCTTCCTGCCCCTGATCACCACCAACTGTGCAGTTCTGGGCGTGGCCCTGCTCAATGTTCAGGAGCAGCACGGTTTTATTGAATCCGGCCTGTACGGTTTCGGTGCCGCTGCCGGCTTCTCCCTGGTGCTGGTGCTGTTTGCCGCCATGCGTGAGCGGGTCACGGTATCGGATGTACCACAGCCTTTCCAGGGCAGCGCCATTGCCATGATCACCGCCGGCTTGATGTCCATCGCCTTCATGGGCTTCTCCG